The Alnus glutinosa chromosome 8, dhAlnGlut1.1, whole genome shotgun sequence DNA segment CAGAAGAATATTACTAATACAAAAGTTCTGGCGTCCGTAGAAAATAGAAGATCTGAAATATCACAAAGACAAAAAGAATAGAAGAGTCATAGCAGTAGGAAGAAATACTGCAGAAAAATTTCTTAGTGTAAATGTTCAACGTAATCAGAACCCACCAAAGGAAGATGACCGTGTGCCAACTTTGACTGAGCATGGCAACAATTATGGCCATGCTCATAACTACACTAACATGCCTTCAAATCTAACAAGAATGAAGCCGCCGCTGCACCTACAGCATCAAAGTTCATATCAGTAGAAATTTTCAGTTACTTTAGTTGGCTTGAAGGTAAATCCTTCTTATTGTAATCCTTTCTCTTCAAAATCTTTTTCCATCCGCAAGCAAGAAAGTTCAATGAATCTATGTACACTGATTTTGACGGAACCTAGCTGACAATGCTAGCCTAGCTACAAGGCGCCGAAGCCTTTGAGCTCCCGGGCCTGGTTTGAGCTTGTTCAGGTTCCCAACCTTGGAACATTTGGGGTTGCCAGAGCACCAACCACCCGGGGTGAAGCTCCCTTTCTTCCGCCCTAGTAAATCCTTATCAATCTTATCCAAGACTGGGTCATCTTGTTTGAATTTTCGAGCAAATGCGGCACTGCTACCAATCATCTTGTTTGTGTCATTAATGGAAAGGCTATGGGGGTGCTGCTGGGGGGGGTTGTCCCAAGAAATGTAGTGCAAGTCATGGTTGACTGCAGTTGTAGCAAACTCAGGCACATTGCATATGACAGTCTGAAAGTAGCCCTCGGGGGAGGAGACGAAGTTTGTGTAGTACATGAGAAGGGTCCTGGGTAAATTATCCCAACCCCAGATGCAATACTCTACAAATGAACGTGAAAGAACCATCCATGCCGAACCTGCAACAAGAATGCACTTATCTGATGTCACAGAGCCAGTTTCAGGATATAAACTAAAAACCAGAAGAGCAAAAAAGATTGCCAATACAGGTCGAGGCAAATTCTCCCTGTACTCTATTGTTTGGGgaaaaaagagggaaaagagGCATATTATTATGCAGTACCAACCAAAAATGCAAATGTTTAGATTTGAAATATTGAACAAAATTGAAGGATATAATCCCATGTCATAGTGGCTGAAATATAAATGAATGCAGATATAGTGTCATAGAGCTGCGGCTACGGGTCAACCACTAAAGTGTAATGTGGGGTGAATGACATCTTACCATATCCAAACTTTCGAGGTTTTGTTTTGAGCAGAGCAATAATTGCAAGCAGAATCGCAAGGATAGGAGCGAATCTGTCTATATGGCTAATTGGAATCAACagtattggtttgttaaagAGACAAATAACACCTCCCAGCAGCTAATATAAAGGAACCTAGGGCATGGTTACTGCTGAAGAAACCAAACAACAGCACATTGCTAGAATTGGTTGaaacaaatataagaaaaagtAGCTTTCGAATTGGTGCCATCACAATGTTTGAATTCATCTAATAAGATTAACACCCCTGATAGAActcttaaaatttttaatattgcCAGATTTTTTAGGATTCTGAAAAAGAGATGCTACAAATGTAAAATCCAAGAAATAATTAGTAACAATATGAATTTTCAGTTATAGTTTGTATTTCTAGATGAAATCCTCccaaaagcacaaaaaaaaaaaaaagaagaagaagaagaagaagaaagttacAGTTGCCAGGAGAAGTCGACCTACTTTCCAAGATCTTCTGGAAAGgagaaaaacccaaaagcaaCAAAATCCAATAAATAGGCACATTTGACTCAACTCCTGATATATAGGGTTTTATTGGTTCTATCTTAAATATTGCCAATTTCTAAATATGTATTTGTAAAGAATTACTCATCAATGGAAAATCATAGAGGATACCACAAGGCTAAACACAGATGAGCAAAGAACCTTAcctgtaaataatttaaatgcaGTTGGCAAAGTTCTCTGGGGATTGACCCAGAAGACATCTGATTTGGTTGACGAGTATAGCCCAGGGTCTATCATCAAAGGCATTGCACGTTTGTCCCTGCAAAACACAATCAAGTACAGAGTAGTTTGTCAGCATATGTATGGAAGTTCTATTGTGTTGGATGAAGGTCAGAGACATAGCGAGCAGCTCACTCCTTCCATCCTAGCTGGCTTGTATGCTCAATGAAATTAAGATCCCGATTTAAAGTTGAAAACGTGTAAAGAAGATCtgcataaaattaattaaacagtTTAGCACAAAATATTACATCCCTGACACAcaagaataacaaaaacaatagCAGcagtaataataaaaataagaacaatgttaaagtattgattaagtgattaaatttaccttttcctatcagcttaagcttttggaataagtggtatcagagctaaaggtcctgagttcgaaccttgactccgtcatttacctctcatttcaattaaatattccacgtgttaggcctcacttattaaaaggaaatctgagcccacacgtgagggggagtattaaagtattgattaaatgattaaatttacctcttcctatcagcttaagcttttgaaataagtggtaatttaacaaacaataacaacaataataataattatgacAATAATAGTGcaactactactactactacaataataataatactaataacaacaacaatgaCAATAATAAGAACATAACATTGTCACAAGATCAATGATAAATACTAACCATCTTGAGTCACAAGAGGATAATCCGAAGCACTGAGGTTGATAAACCAATCCCAATCCTCACTCCTCTTGAGCAGAATGGCGCAAGCATGAAGAGTATTAGCGACCATGGTGGGTCCTCTATAAGTGACCATATTAGCCTTGGTAATCATGTAAACATTCCCAACCTTAGCAAAAATTGGCTCTTTTTCCACTCGGGAGGCAAGCTCCAACCTCTCCTCTGCCGGTGACTCAAGATCCAAATGAATAACATATTGGTTCCTTGGATGATATAGTGCATGAAGAGTTCTCCAAAGCTTTTCCAAATCACCTTTTGACCCGGAAACCAAATAAGCGAAACGAGGAATCTTTGGCCCGACAGGAGGGGGTGGAGATTGTGAAATTTTTGATTCGGCAAAAACTAGGCTTGTTTGATTTGTAGATATGTGCGAAGGAAAAATCGCAAAGATTGAATTAATTGTGTGAAGTGAAAAAACAAGACCCATGTTGAAGGTAGTGGCCAGAAGGAATATACATATGAGAGAGCTTATGACAAGCGGAAATAGCCATTTCTTCTCCATGTTTAGGAACCCCATTACCAAACCTTATCATGGGTTCCAATCATCATATCCTCGCATTCCAAGTTTCATTACTCACCCGATACAGATATCAGAACAGAATAATGAATGACTATTCAAACAAGGCGTTGGAATTTGGATCGAGACCCTCTTCAGAAATATTCCAAAATTTGGACTTCTAAGAATAGCTGTTGAATCAAAACCAAATATTAAAGCccggaaaaagaagaagttggaGCTGAAATAAAGAATTGGAACCAATAGTCGACGacaaaaacaattagaaataacctgaagggaaaaataataaagataaagaaTATATCAGAAAATTTTGTAGATATTCGCTTATTGACAGCAAAGAATTTGGCCATTGTTTACTTTGGTTTTTCATTTCCTATTGTCGATTTTCTTGATGTGCGATATCTGTCTCTTCTGATATAAATAGATAAAACAATACTTGTTTTAGCTCAAGGGATAAATAATACAGACAAAGAAAGAGAttgcaaaagaaatgaaaaaccAAAGTAAACAATGGCCAAATTCTTTGCTGTCAATAAGCGAACATATACAAAAATTTTCCGAGAAAAATCcattaataatgataaaaacAGTAGCCAAATTATGTCGAAATCgaatctttgaaaaagaaagcttCTTACTTTTTTGGAACAACCCCAAATCATAAAATTTAATATCCAGCACCGATTTTGCAGAATAAATTCGAAATTAATTCATGGCACGGAATCAGAAAAATAATCCTATGAAACAACCAAGAGGAGCAAAAAGCATGCAAATGAAACAAAACCCAGATCAGAATTCAAGGCCTCatatcattcaatcaaaagaatcaccaaaaatatatatatatatatatttaaaaacgAATATATGCTATGAAATACAATATCATATAAGAACACACAGCTGAGTTTTAAGctcaagaataaaataaatggcTTGAAAAATTCTACAAATCAATGAAATAAAAGCAAACCCAATATAACTGAAATCAGTAAGAGACAAGTAAAAGAACGAGAAACAGATAAACAGAGAGAAAGAGCTCGTGATATGAGAAGAACCTGTTTTTTGATGATACAGAACACGAAGAGCGTTCGCGCACGTTCAgggatacacacacacacacacagagagcctataaacaaaagaacaaaaattgggacacagagagagagaatataatAGTGGAAAATCAagatttagagagagaaagggatttaaaaaaacacaaacgaATTTTCTTACTTTCTTTAAATTATATAGATTGTAAAGATGGCGTGTTTGAACGGGAGAGATCAGAAATGAAAGAAGTTGTTTACTTTCTTTAAGGAATCTCTCTCgtgttaattttttctttattgttattattattattattttttttcaaatatagaTGATAAGAGAGGATGCTTCCCACTACCAAGGGAAAGTccaaccaaatatatatatattaaaaaatttgcataaaacaaaaatatattggtTAATCAATTTCATccgattataattttaaaattgtttcgCTTTTAAGAGATATGAGTCTcgcatataacattactctttattaaATAGGGACGGTCTTTAACTAAATCTGCCAACGACAGTCGGCAAATTAAAGTACGCtagtgttattttattttatttttggctttaattgttttcttctttttattggtACTAAAAAGAATTTAGATTAATGTACTATCATAAGGTTTGTGAATTTAATGTAAGCAATTAAGGATGGGGTATTGGATTAAAATCCTATTATCCCTCCCCATCAATTGCTTTTGGTTTTGTTGGTAAGTTAAATATATGAGGTGACATGTCTCCAATCTCATCATCGTTGAAAGCATCCCTATTTCTACCCTCACCTCCTATGTATCATGCACATCAATTATCTCAAACCTCTTTACCCCTTTGTCTTATTTGTCAGAATTTGCAAATTAGGGACGAAATTAGAATTTTAGATGTGGGGacgaaattaaaagaaaaattaggggaggtaaaaaattgattttgaaataattataagaatatttctaAAAGTTTACTTGCCAAAATGAAAAAGAGGTAAGCTGGAGAAAAGATCAAACCTTTTGATGAAATTTGAAAGATAACGAAGCCTAGTAGTTGAAGATCTTAAATTACTGCTTATTCCAAAGAGATATGATTCCCTACCAATTTTTCACATGACTAAAAATACAACTATTCTATATGGCAGGGAATCATAggctctttgaaaaaaaaaagaaaagaaaatcacaaCTATCTTATGATTTCCTACTACATAAGATATTTGTGCTTTTAGTTgtatgaaaactgaaaaagttgATAGGGAATATATCTCTATCCCAAAtgtccaacacgtgaaatatttaattgaaatgtaaaGTAAATTATGGAGACAAGGTTCAAACTCATGAGatttgctctaataccatattaaatcattatttatcccaaagcttaagttgatagaaaggatgaatttaattattataatttat contains these protein-coding regions:
- the LOC133875369 gene encoding beta-glucuronosyltransferase GlcAT14B, whose protein sequence is MGFLNMEKKWLFPLVISSLICIFLLATTFNMGLVFSLHTINSIFAIFPSHISTNQTSLVFAESKISQSPPPPVGPKIPRFAYLVSGSKGDLEKLWRTLHALYHPRNQYVIHLDLESPAEERLELASRVEKEPIFAKVGNVYMITKANMVTYRGPTMVANTLHACAILLKRSEDWDWFINLSASDYPLVTQDDLLYTFSTLNRDLNFIEHTSQLGWKEDKRAMPLMIDPGLYSSTKSDVFWVNPQRTLPTAFKLFTGSAWMVLSRSFVEYCIWGWDNLPRTLLMYYTNFVSSPEGYFQTVICNVPEFATTAVNHDLHYISWDNPPQQHPHSLSINDTNKMIGSSAAFARKFKQDDPVLDKIDKDLLGRKKGSFTPGGWCSGNPKCSKVGNLNKLKPGPGAQRLRRLVARLALSARFRQNQCT